A stretch of Castanea sativa cultivar Marrone di Chiusa Pesio chromosome 2, ASM4071231v1 DNA encodes these proteins:
- the LOC142626339 gene encoding eukaryotic translation initiation factor 3 subunit D-like — MVGGGEFEVGEVPFNPDGWGPPDSSNLNLNLPVNVPFAPFSRSDKLGRIADWTRTNYNNPNQNRSKNPSDSVFDFSNDDSFPSSGGADDDSSFRLVDGKPPPKPKFGPKWRFQQQRQLPQRRDEEVEAKKREAEKERARRDRHYNNNRSNANNFTRREPLKSSVDIQPEWNMLDQIPFSTFSKLSFSVPEPEDLLLCGALEFYDRSFDRITPKNERRLERFKNRNFFKVTTTDDPVIRRLASEDKATVFATDTILSTLMCAPRSVYSWDIVVQRVGNKLFFDKRDGSQLDLLSVHETSQEPLPEAKDDINSSYSLGVEAAYINQNFSQQVLIRDGKKVAFDEPNPFASEGEEVASVAYRYRRWKLDNDLYLVARCEVQSVVEINNQRSFLTLNALNEFDSKYSGVDWRQKLETQRGAVLATELKNNANKMAKWTAQALLASADMMKLGYVSRVHPRDHFNHVILAVVGYKPREFASQINLNTSNMWGIVKSIVDLCMKLNEGKYVLVKDPSKPQVRIYEVPADAFENDYVEEPLPEDEQVQPPTEDAEGAEPNAATDDVEEKEVVAQA, encoded by the coding sequence ATGGTAGGAGGAGGAGAGTTCGAAGTTGGAGAAGTCCCATTCAATCCCGATGGATGGGGCCCGCCCGATTCTTCCAATCTCAACCTAAATCTCCCTGTCAACGTCCCCTTCGCCCCTTTCTCCCGCTCCGATAAACTTGGCCGTATCGCCGACTGGACTCGCACCAACTACAACAACCCCAACCAGAACCGCTCCAAGAACCCTTCCGATTCCGTCTTCGACTTCTCCAACGACGACTCCTTCCCTTCCTCCGGCGGCGCCGATGACGACTCCTCCTTCCGTCTCGTCGACGGCAAGCCTCCTCCTAAGCCCAAGTTCGGCCCCAAGTGGAGGTTCCAGCAACAGCGCCAGCTCCCTCAACGCCGCGACGAGGAAGTCGAAGCCAAAAAGCGCGAGGCAGAGAAGGAACGCGCTCGCCGCGATCGTCACTACAATAATAATCGCTCCAACGCTAACAACTTTACGCGCAGAGAGCCATTGAAATCCTCCGTCGACATCCAGCCCGAATGGAACATGCTTGACCAGATCCCCTTCTCCACCTTCTCCAAGCTTTCCTTCTCAGTCCCCGAACCCGAAGACCTCCTCCTCTGCGGTGCACTCGAGTTCTACGATCGATCCTTTGATCGCATCACTCCCAAGAACGAGCGCCGCCTTGAGCGCTTCAAAAACCGCAATTTCTTCAAGGTTACCACCACTGATGACCCTGTCATCCGCCGCCTCGCCAGCGAGGACAAAGCCACCGTCTTCGCCACCGACACCATCCTCTCCACCCTCATGTGTGCGCCCAGGTCGGTTTACTCGTGGGACATTGTGGTCCAGAGGGTCGGGAACAAGTTGTTCTTCGATAAGCGCGATGGCTCTCAGCTCGACTTGCTTTCTGTCCACGAGACCTCTCAGGAGCCCTTGCCTGAGGCCAAGGACGATATCAATTCCTCCTATTCCCTCGGTGTGGAGGCTGCTTACATAAACCAGAATTTCTCCCAGCAGGTCCTCATTAGGGATGGGAAAAAGGTCGCATTCGATGAGCCTAACCCCTTTGCCAGCGAAGGAGAAGAGGTTGCCTCTGTGGCCTATCGCTATAGGCGGTGGAAGCTCGATAACGATTTGTACTTGGTGGCTCGGTGTGAGGTACAGAGTGTTGTCGAGATTAACAATCAGAGGTCCTTCTTAACTCTCAATGCACTCAACGAATTCGACTCCAAATACTCAGGTGTTGATTGGAGGCAGAAGCTCGAGACTCAGAGAGGTGCTGTGTTGGCCACTGAGCTAAAGAACAATGCGAACAAGATGGCCAAATGGACGGCTCAGGCTTTGCTAGCTAGTGCTGATATGATGAAATTGGGGTACGTCTCTCGGGTGCATCCTCGTGATCATTTCAACCATGTGATATTGGCAGTTGTCGGGTACAAGCCAAGGGAGTTTGCTTCACAGATTAATTTGAATACTTCGAATATGTGGGGGATTGTGAAGTCCATTGTGGACTTGTGTATGAAGTTGAATGAGGGGAAGTATGTGCTTGTGAAAGACCCATCCAAACCACAGGTTAGAATCTATGAAGTGCCTGCGGATGCATTCGAGAATGATTACGTGGAGGAGCCACTGCCAGAGGATGAGCAGGTTCAGCCGCCCACAGAGGATGCTGAGGGTGCAGAGCCAAATGCTGCTACAGATGATGTGGAGGAGAAGGAGGTGGTTGCACAAGCTTGA
- the LOC142623713 gene encoding protein GET1 isoform X1, which produces MGEEVESVGHRVSVAAPLIFTIVITFQLLSGWLERLKKKGGSTNATVIQLRVEIKQLLKEASSLSQPSTFAQAAKLRRLAAAKEKELANYLESHSKEMKMSYDLYLKVLFLFKVLTYFVLICWFWRVPVATISQRLVQPFGNLLSWRTGGTLNNHVMVGIIPWLILSTRVSKFVCRLLK; this is translated from the exons atgggagaaGAGGTAGAATCCGTGGGGCATCGAGTATCGGTTGCAGCACCTTTAATCTTCACGATTGTCATCACATTTCAGCTCCTCTCCGGGTGGCTCGAACGCTTAAAGAAGAAG GGAGGATCCACTAATGCTACAGTAATCCAGTTGCGTGTAGAGATAAAGCAACTCTTGAAAGAGGCGAGCTCCTTGTCACA GCCATCCACATTTGCCCAAGCTGCAAAACTTAGGAGGTTAGCAGCTGCCAAGGAGAAGGAACTTGCAAACT ATCTAGAATCACATAGCAAGGAAATGAAAATGTCATATGATTTGTATCTGAAAGTTCTGTTTCTTTTCAAG GTTTTGACATATTTTGTGCTCATTTGCTGGTTTTGGAGAGTTCCTGTTGCCACCATATCTCAGCGACTTGTGCAACCCTTTG GGAATTTGCTATCTTGGAGGACAGGAGGCACTTTAAACAACCATGTTATG GTTGGGATAATACCTTGGTTAATATTATCTACCAGGGTGAGCAAATTTGTTTGTCGACTCCTCAAGTAG
- the LOC142623713 gene encoding protein GET1 isoform X2: MGEEVESVGHRVSVAAPLIFTIVITFQLLSGWLERLKKKGGSTNATVIQLRVEIKQLLKEASSLSQPSTFAQAAKLRRLAAAKEKELANYLESHSKEMKMSYDLYLKVLFLFKVLTYFVLICWFWRVPVATISQRLVQPFGNLLSWRTGGTLNNHVMASSPLRMAGLSLMSYTCCSVF; the protein is encoded by the exons atgggagaaGAGGTAGAATCCGTGGGGCATCGAGTATCGGTTGCAGCACCTTTAATCTTCACGATTGTCATCACATTTCAGCTCCTCTCCGGGTGGCTCGAACGCTTAAAGAAGAAG GGAGGATCCACTAATGCTACAGTAATCCAGTTGCGTGTAGAGATAAAGCAACTCTTGAAAGAGGCGAGCTCCTTGTCACA GCCATCCACATTTGCCCAAGCTGCAAAACTTAGGAGGTTAGCAGCTGCCAAGGAGAAGGAACTTGCAAACT ATCTAGAATCACATAGCAAGGAAATGAAAATGTCATATGATTTGTATCTGAAAGTTCTGTTTCTTTTCAAG GTTTTGACATATTTTGTGCTCATTTGCTGGTTTTGGAGAGTTCCTGTTGCCACCATATCTCAGCGACTTGTGCAACCCTTTG GGAATTTGCTATCTTGGAGGACAGGAGGCACTTTAAACAACCATGTTATG GCTAGTTCCCCGTTGAGGATGGCTGGGCTGAGTCTCATGTCCTATACCTGCTGTTCTGTATTTTAA
- the LOC142624417 gene encoding high mobility group B protein 3, giving the protein MKGGKAKADTRRTDSRLKSKGAATAGKKQSKKAAKDPNKPKRPASAFFVFMEEFRKQYAKEHPNNKAVSAVGKAGGEKWKSMSESDKAPYVAKAEKRKTEYNKTMQAYNKKLAEGGNGNDEEESDKSKSEVHDDEDEEDESGEDEDDDE; this is encoded by the exons ATGAAAGGTGGTAAGGCAAAGGCTGACACCAGAAGAACTGACAGCAG GCTGAAGAGTAAAGGTGCTGCAACAGCGGGAAAGAAACAATCGAAGAAAGCTGCGAAGGATCCAAACAAGCCAAAGAGGCCTGCTAGTGCTTTCTTCGTTTTCAT gGAGGAGTTTAGGAAGCAGTACGCGAAGGAGCATCCAAATAACAAGGCCGTGTCTGCG GTCGGTAAAGCTGGTGGTGAGAAATGGAAATCGATGTCTGAATCT GACAAAGCTCCCTATGTTGCTAAGGCAGAGAAGAGGAAGACTGAGTACAATAAGACCATGCAGGCTTACAATAAGAAATTG GCTGAGGGAGGAAATGGAAACGATGAGGAAGAGTCCGACAAGTCCAAGTCTGAAGTGCACGATGATGAGGACGAAGAGGACGAGAGCGGCGAG gatgaagatgatgatgagtaG
- the LOC142624414 gene encoding uncharacterized protein LOC142624414 has product MAGTGKCFLVTGPPGVGKTTLIMRVFETLKASNPNLKVRGFYTREIRQGSERVGFEVVTLDGRRGPLASTTISSPESLRWPNVGKYRVDIASFESLALPELQVREDTDLFIIDEVGKMEMYSSSFFPAVLKVLESNIPVLASVPIPKFGRDIPGVARLKNHPGATMFTLSTSNRDAVKDQIYSILVDSPSKQ; this is encoded by the exons ATGGCAGGGACCGGCAAATGCTTCCTCGTCACTGGTCCTCCT GGTGTGGGTAAAACCACACTGATCATGAGAGTTTTTGAAACCCTCAAAGCCTCTAACCCCAACTTAAAGGTTCGAGGATTTTACACTC GTGAAATCAGACAAGGAAGCGAAAGAGTCGGGTTTGAGGTTGTCACTTTAGACGGTCGCAGAGGTCCACTTGCCTCCACCACTATTTCAAG CCCTGAGTCTCTTAGATGGCCTAATGTTGGGAAGTACAGAGTAGATATTGCGTCATTTGAGTCACTAGCACTACCTGAGTTGCAG GTCAGAGAGGATACTGATCTCTTCATCATTGATGAAGTTGGTAAGATGGAGATGTACAGTTCATCTTTCTTCCCCGCAGTTCTGAAAGTTCTAGAATCAAACATCCCAGTTTTGGCTTCTGTCCCTATTCCGAAATTTGGCCGTGATATACCTGGAG TTGCAAGGTTGAAGAATCATCCTGGGGCAACTATGTTTACATTGAGCACAAGTAACAGGGATGCTGTTAAAGATCAGATATATTCCATACTGGTAGACTCGCCGAGCAAACAGTAG